A genomic region of Gemmata massiliana contains the following coding sequences:
- a CDS encoding ABC transporter ATP-binding protein → MTEPILATENLTKDYGSFRALNALTLSVNPGEVVGLLGPNGSGKSTALRLVLGFLRPTNGRASIGGVDCWADSVEARKRVAYLPGELRLYDTMTGRRLVTFLAQLRGDVPGPEIDDLAKKLDIDIDRPLTQMSSGMKRKVALLAVLVPKVPLIILDEPTNTLDPTMRDELLDQLKAARDRGQAVLFSSHVLQEVEAVCDRVAVLRRGELVHVQEMSSLREGRNVSARLTGAPPALGPGGAPLDANAITTDGRLQLTFRGPLPALLDWLAKQPLTDLVIEPQGLTPIYKKFHG, encoded by the coding sequence ATGACCGAGCCGATACTGGCGACCGAAAATCTGACCAAAGACTACGGCTCGTTCCGCGCGCTGAACGCCCTCACCCTTTCCGTCAACCCGGGCGAAGTGGTCGGGTTGCTCGGCCCCAACGGGTCGGGCAAGTCCACGGCCCTGCGGCTCGTGCTCGGCTTCCTCCGCCCGACGAACGGTCGCGCGAGCATCGGCGGGGTCGACTGCTGGGCCGATAGTGTCGAGGCGCGCAAGCGGGTCGCGTACCTGCCGGGCGAACTGCGGCTCTACGACACCATGACCGGCCGCCGACTCGTCACGTTCCTCGCACAACTCCGGGGTGACGTTCCCGGCCCCGAGATCGACGACCTCGCGAAGAAACTGGACATCGACATCGACCGGCCGCTCACGCAGATGTCCAGTGGTATGAAGCGGAAGGTGGCGCTGCTTGCGGTGCTGGTGCCGAAGGTTCCGCTCATCATCCTCGACGAGCCGACGAACACGCTCGATCCCACGATGCGCGACGAACTGCTCGACCAACTCAAGGCCGCGCGCGACCGCGGTCAGGCGGTCCTGTTCTCGTCGCACGTCCTCCAGGAAGTCGAAGCGGTGTGTGATCGGGTCGCGGTTCTGCGCCGCGGGGAACTGGTTCACGTGCAGGAAATGAGTTCGTTGCGCGAGGGCCGGAACGTGAGCGCGCGACTCACCGGTGCCCCGCCCGCTCTCGGTCCCGGTGGGGCGCCCCTTGATGCGAACGCGATCACGACCGACGGGCGCCTCCAGTTGACGTTCCGCGGCCCGCTCCCCGCGCTCCTCGACTGGCTCGCGAAGCAACCGCTCACGGACTTAGTAATCGAGCCACAGGGCCTGACACCGATCTACAAGAAGTTCCACGGCTAA
- a CDS encoding ABC transporter permease subunit, producing the protein MTIILVRKLLRDVRPAFIAVSVILFAFAMLWVKITQRVTTEIAPMFKIVSTVAMGDPKRFENLMMRGPSKVSQAALGWGEINFERPTEFLSIGMLHPIVLILSVVWCVGRGASAVAGELDRGTMELLMSQPVPRNRLLLAHLIVDCVVLPALCLAFFAGTQFGLATAGPFVPNYTALDEIPQLKSLPRDTTPLEVSGMGEIPGLVNTLALMFAISGMTLAMSAFGRSRWWVVGLAVLVLVVMFVGNTIGQLWEPAGFVRPLTFFYYYQPQRAMIADVWTVDLNKSWDLGGSFFVPAVGVLFAVGAAGYALALRTFTRRDLPAPL; encoded by the coding sequence ATGACCATAATTCTCGTCCGCAAACTGCTCCGCGACGTGCGCCCCGCGTTCATCGCGGTGTCCGTCATCCTGTTCGCGTTCGCGATGCTTTGGGTGAAGATCACGCAGCGCGTGACGACCGAGATCGCACCGATGTTCAAGATCGTTTCCACGGTCGCGATGGGCGACCCGAAGCGCTTCGAGAACCTGATGATGCGCGGGCCGAGCAAGGTGTCCCAGGCCGCTCTTGGGTGGGGCGAAATCAACTTCGAGCGCCCGACCGAGTTCCTGTCCATCGGGATGCTGCACCCGATCGTCCTCATCCTGTCCGTGGTGTGGTGCGTGGGGCGCGGGGCCAGTGCGGTAGCCGGCGAACTCGACCGCGGTACGATGGAACTGCTCATGTCGCAACCGGTCCCGCGGAACCGGTTGCTACTCGCTCACCTGATTGTCGATTGTGTAGTGCTACCCGCGCTGTGCTTGGCGTTCTTCGCGGGCACGCAGTTCGGCCTCGCAACGGCCGGCCCGTTCGTGCCGAACTACACCGCGCTGGACGAGATCCCGCAGTTGAAGAGCCTCCCGCGCGACACGACACCGCTGGAGGTCAGCGGAATGGGCGAGATTCCGGGGCTAGTCAATACGCTCGCGCTGATGTTCGCGATCAGCGGCATGACGCTCGCAATGTCCGCGTTCGGCCGGAGCCGGTGGTGGGTGGTGGGGCTCGCGGTGCTGGTACTGGTGGTGATGTTTGTGGGGAACACGATCGGTCAGTTGTGGGAACCGGCCGGGTTCGTGCGCCCGCTGACGTTCTTCTACTACTACCAACCCCAGCGCGCGATGATCGCGGACGTCTGGACCGTCGATCTCAACAAGTCGTGGGATCTTGGGGGGAGCTTCTTCGTGCCCGCGGTCGGGGTGCTGTTCGCGGTGGGGGCCGCGGGTTACGCGCTCGCGTTACGAACATTTACCCGCCGCGATCTCCCGGCCCCACTGTGA